From a region of the Mucilaginibacter auburnensis genome:
- a CDS encoding DinB family protein has protein sequence MIDIANRLCEAVEEFIKLHSKEVNWKHRSAPGKWSAIEIIGHLTDSAVVNLHRFVRCNYDDDFTLNYLQNDWVKAQHYHEADIDELLSLWQLLNHRIIIVWRKFPVERLQAKCNGQTVENLGKDYLAHLRHHLNQIVHLKAGN, from the coding sequence ATGATTGATATAGCAAATCGCTTATGTGAAGCGGTAGAAGAATTTATTAAGTTACACTCCAAGGAAGTAAACTGGAAACACAGGTCAGCACCAGGAAAATGGTCGGCTATTGAAATCATAGGCCATTTAACAGATAGTGCGGTTGTTAATTTACATCGTTTTGTTCGTTGTAACTATGATGATGACTTCACCCTAAATTACCTGCAAAACGATTGGGTTAAAGCACAGCACTATCATGAGGCAGACATTGATGAATTGCTCTCTTTATGGCAACTTCTTAACCACCGGATAATAATTGTATGGCGCAAATTTCCTGTAGAAAGACTTCAAGCTAAATGCAATGGACAGACAGTTGAAAATTTAGGAAAAGACTATCTGGCCCACCTTCGTCATCATCTTAATCAGATTGTGCATTTAAAAGCTGGCAATTAG
- a CDS encoding C40 family peptidase, whose amino-acid sequence MKLRIYIKYVLILFFGILVLSSCHTSKVAMKGKPGQIVEPQADVAEKYAAVMGVKNRDIQNGRLYAFIEQWAGTPYKFGGQDKDGIDCSGLTQLLQQEVYGIKVPRMTSQQVTIIKRKYEEELKEGDLVFFDFDGKQFSHVGVYLQNGYFVHASTRKGVMVARLRDNGIYKFFSRAGSINIDQAITSLPN is encoded by the coding sequence ATGAAGTTGCGCATCTACATTAAATACGTCCTGATACTATTTTTTGGCATTCTTGTCTTGTCTTCCTGCCACACCAGCAAAGTAGCCATGAAAGGGAAACCTGGCCAAATTGTGGAACCTCAGGCTGATGTTGCCGAGAAATATGCTGCTGTGATGGGTGTCAAAAACCGAGACATTCAAAATGGCAGGCTTTACGCTTTTATTGAACAATGGGCCGGTACACCTTATAAATTTGGCGGCCAAGATAAAGATGGTATAGATTGCTCGGGGCTTACTCAACTTTTGCAGCAGGAGGTTTATGGCATTAAAGTGCCACGCATGACATCTCAACAGGTAACCATCATTAAACGAAAATACGAGGAAGAACTGAAAGAAGGCGACCTGGTTTTCTTTGACTTTGATGGTAAGCAATTCAGCCATGTTGGCGTTTATCTGCAAAACGGATATTTCGTACATGCAAGCACCCGCAAAGGTGTTATGGTAGCCAGACTGCGCGATAACGGCATTTATAAATTCTTTTCCCGGGCGGGTTCTATTAACATAGATCAGGCTATTACATCTTTACCCAATTGA
- a CDS encoding GDSL-type esterase/lipase family protein, with protein MKKIIILCSLICLSVDALLAQTKHAFWDDVQTIKAYDKIYAPAEHPIVFMGSSSIRRWTGLQQAFGKYNVLNRGVGGEVIDDAIYYLDDMVFAYKPRQVVIYVGENDIPIAKNTADSIVNKTVKLYTLIREKLPDVPIVYISLKPSPSREKYLDKTIEANQKIQAFLNKEKNVVFVDVYNLMLKDGKLRPELFIEDRLHMKPEGYAIWEKALKRYLLKP; from the coding sequence ATGAAAAAAATTATTATCCTTTGCAGCCTGATCTGTCTTTCTGTTGACGCGTTGCTGGCTCAAACCAAACATGCCTTTTGGGATGACGTGCAAACAATAAAAGCATACGATAAAATATACGCGCCTGCAGAGCATCCAATTGTTTTTATGGGAAGTTCATCTATACGCAGATGGACGGGTTTACAACAGGCATTTGGAAAATACAATGTATTGAACCGGGGAGTAGGGGGAGAGGTAATTGACGATGCTATATATTACCTTGACGATATGGTTTTTGCTTATAAGCCGAGGCAGGTAGTAATATATGTTGGAGAGAACGATATACCTATTGCGAAAAATACGGCAGATTCAATAGTAAATAAAACCGTTAAGCTGTACACCTTGATAAGAGAAAAGCTGCCGGATGTTCCGATTGTTTACATTTCGCTTAAGCCGAGCCCAAGCCGTGAAAAGTATCTGGATAAAACAATTGAGGCGAACCAAAAAATACAGGCGTTTTTGAATAAGGAGAAAAATGTAGTGTTTGTTGATGTTTATAACCTTATGTTAAAAGATGGTAAGTTGCGCCCCGAACTGTTTATAGAAGATCGCTTACACATGAAACCCGAGGGCTACGCAATTTGGGAGAAGGCCTTAAAACGTTATCTGCTAAAGCCTTGA
- the mutS gene encoding DNA mismatch repair protein MutS translates to MAKDATKETPLMQQYNAIKIKYPGALLLFRVGDFYETFGEDAIKASGILGITLTRRANGSASHIELAGFPHHSLDTYLPKLVRAGQRVAICDQLEDPKATKSIVKRGVTELVTPGVSTNDNILQQKSNNYLASLYFEKNSIGVAFIDISTGEFLTAQGNSDYIDKLLQGFSPSEVIFPKTRQAEFKENYGDRYYTYMLDEWPYSGDYAYETMLKHFGVKSLKGYGIEKLNLGIVAAGVALHYLNETEHRNLQHISSISRIEEDRYLWLDRFSVRNLELIGSNSENARTLVDVLDNTCSPMGARLLRRWIVMPLKELKPINDRLGVVEYLISNEEVRETLQQHIRQIGDLERLISKIGLQKANPREVCQLKKALTAISDIKKMCEGSESLPLRSIGEQLNPCGLICERINRELHPEPPVMLVKGSVMNDGIDEELDRLRKIAFGGKGYLLEIQKREAELTGIPSLKVSFNNVFGYYLEVTHVHRDKVPSEWIRKQTLVNAERYVTPELKEYEEQILGAEEKILALETRLYNELLYAVAEFIKPVQLNAQLIAHLDVLLNFADISIKNYYVKPQLNDSRVIDIKGGRHPVIEKTLPVGEDYITNDVFLDSESQQIIIITGPNMAGKSALLRQTGLIVLMAQMGCFVPAKSATLGIIDKIFTRVGASDNLSSGESTFMVEMNETASILNNISDRSLILLDEIGRGTSTYDGISIAWSIAEFLHNHPSAKAKTLFATHYHELNELSNSFNRVKNYNVSVKEVGNQIIFLRKLVPGGSEHSFGIHVAKLAGMPPKVLSRANEILKKLENERTGGEHIKESIRKVQKQAVQMQMFSIDDPVLVKIRDTLNNLDVNTLTPVEALMKLDEIQRLIKS, encoded by the coding sequence TTGGCTAAAGACGCTACCAAAGAAACGCCCTTAATGCAGCAGTATAATGCCATTAAGATCAAATATCCCGGCGCATTGCTGTTGTTTCGCGTAGGCGACTTCTACGAAACCTTTGGCGAAGATGCCATTAAGGCCTCGGGTATATTGGGCATTACCCTCACCCGTAGGGCAAACGGCTCGGCTTCGCATATTGAGCTGGCAGGCTTTCCTCACCACTCATTAGACACGTATCTGCCTAAGTTGGTACGTGCCGGTCAGCGGGTAGCCATCTGCGACCAGTTAGAAGACCCAAAAGCAACTAAAAGTATTGTAAAACGCGGCGTTACCGAGTTGGTAACACCTGGCGTATCCACTAATGATAATATACTTCAGCAAAAAAGCAATAACTACCTGGCTTCCTTATACTTTGAGAAGAACAGCATAGGCGTTGCATTTATTGATATATCTACCGGCGAGTTCCTCACCGCGCAAGGCAACAGCGACTATATTGACAAGTTGCTGCAAGGCTTTAGTCCGAGTGAGGTGATCTTCCCTAAAACCCGTCAGGCCGAATTCAAGGAAAACTACGGCGACCGCTACTACACCTACATGCTTGACGAGTGGCCCTACAGCGGTGACTATGCCTACGAGACCATGCTTAAACACTTTGGTGTAAAATCGCTTAAAGGGTATGGTATTGAAAAACTTAACCTGGGCATTGTTGCAGCTGGCGTAGCCTTACACTATCTCAATGAGACGGAACACCGTAACCTGCAGCATATATCGTCGATCAGTCGTATTGAGGAAGACCGCTATTTATGGTTGGACAGGTTCAGTGTACGTAACCTGGAGTTGATAGGCTCCAACAGCGAAAATGCCCGCACGCTGGTTGACGTATTGGATAATACCTGCTCACCTATGGGCGCCAGACTGCTGCGCCGTTGGATAGTAATGCCGTTAAAGGAACTGAAACCTATCAATGATCGCCTTGGCGTAGTTGAATACCTGATAAGCAACGAAGAAGTACGCGAAACCCTCCAACAGCACATCAGGCAGATCGGTGACCTGGAGCGGCTAATATCAAAGATTGGTCTGCAAAAAGCCAACCCACGCGAGGTATGCCAGCTTAAGAAAGCGCTTACTGCCATATCCGACATTAAAAAGATGTGCGAGGGATCAGAGAGCTTGCCGCTGAGGTCTATTGGTGAGCAGCTTAACCCCTGCGGCCTCATCTGTGAGCGCATTAATCGAGAATTGCACCCCGAGCCTCCGGTAATGCTGGTAAAAGGCTCGGTAATGAATGATGGCATTGATGAGGAATTGGACAGGCTGCGCAAAATAGCCTTTGGTGGCAAAGGATACCTGTTGGAGATACAGAAACGGGAAGCGGAACTAACAGGGATCCCCTCTTTGAAAGTATCATTCAATAACGTTTTTGGGTACTATTTAGAAGTAACCCATGTCCATCGCGATAAGGTGCCCTCCGAGTGGATACGCAAGCAAACGCTGGTAAACGCCGAGCGCTATGTAACCCCTGAGCTAAAGGAATACGAGGAGCAGATATTAGGTGCAGAAGAGAAAATACTCGCGCTTGAAACTCGTCTTTATAACGAATTGCTCTATGCCGTTGCCGAGTTTATTAAACCGGTACAGCTCAACGCTCAACTAATAGCACACCTGGATGTGTTGTTAAACTTTGCCGACATCTCCATCAAAAACTACTACGTAAAACCGCAGCTGAACGACAGCCGCGTTATAGATATTAAAGGCGGCCGCCACCCGGTTATTGAGAAAACCCTACCGGTTGGTGAAGACTACATAACCAATGATGTTTTCCTGGATTCGGAAAGCCAGCAGATCATTATCATAACAGGTCCGAATATGGCGGGTAAATCGGCATTGTTACGCCAAACCGGGCTAATTGTATTGATGGCCCAGATGGGTTGCTTTGTTCCGGCAAAGTCGGCTACGCTGGGTATTATAGATAAGATATTTACCCGCGTGGGTGCGTCAGACAATCTATCGTCAGGCGAGTCAACGTTCATGGTAGAGATGAACGAAACGGCAAGCATCCTCAACAACATCTCCGACAGAAGTTTGATACTACTGGATGAGATCGGTCGGGGTACATCTACGTATGATGGTATATCCATAGCCTGGTCAATAGCTGAGTTTTTGCACAATCATCCATCAGCAAAAGCTAAAACACTTTTTGCTACCCACTACCACGAGTTAAATGAACTGAGCAACAGCTTTAACCGCGTTAAAAATTACAATGTGAGTGTGAAGGAAGTTGGCAACCAGATCATCTTTTTGCGCAAGCTGGTACCCGGCGGCAGTGAGCACAGTTTCGGTATACATGTAGCCAAACTGGCTGGGATGCCGCCAAAAGTATTGAGTCGTGCTAATGAGATATTGAAAAAACTGGAGAACGAGCGCACCGGCGGCGAACATATAAAAGAAAGCATACGCAAGGTGCAAAAGCAAGCTGTACAAATGCAAATGTTCAGTATTGACGACCCGGTACTGGTTAAAATACGCGACACTCTTAATAACCTCGATGTTAATACCCTTACCCCTGTTGAGGCTTTGATGAAACTTGACGAAATACAGCGTTTAATAAAAAGCTGA